A DNA window from Drosophila virilis strain 15010-1051.87 chromosome 4, Dvir_AGI_RSII-ME, whole genome shotgun sequence contains the following coding sequences:
- the LOC138911210 gene encoding BEACH domain-containing protein lvsB-like, which yields MKFKIVALNCALLVLCLCYLPLSNGQDSSTAAASTDTTTAAASTDTTTAAASTDTTTAAASTDTTTAASSTCGGKKKRRKRKWKVVRHPGKKIIKRHRKGGKKSIFGKSSSSSGHSSGHRGKSGRSRSSGRKGSKKSRRRSG from the coding sequence ATGAAGTTTAAAATAGTTGCACTTAACTGTGCCCTCTTGGTTCTCTGCCTTTGCTACTTGCCGTTGAGCAATGGACAGGACTCATCCACAGCAGCTGCATCCACTGACACAACGACGGCGGCTGCATCCACTGACACTAccacagcagccgcatcaACCGATACCACCACAGCGGCCGCATCCACCGATACCACCACAGCCGCATCCTCAACATGCGGTggcaagaagaagaggaggaaGCGCAAGTGGAAGGTGGTGAGGCATCCCGGCAAGAAGATCATCAAGAGGCATCGCAAGGGCggcaaaaaatcaatttttggaAAGAGTAGTAGTAGCAGTGGACACAGTAGTGGACACAGAGGAAAGAGTGGACGCAGTAGAAGCAGTGGACGCAAAGGTTCAAAGAAATCGAGAAGAAGATCTGGATAA
- the LOC138911211 gene encoding BEACH domain-containing protein lvsB-like, translated as MKFKIIALNCAVLVICLCYLPLSNGQDSSTAAASTDTTTAAASTDTTTAAASTDTTTAAASTDTTTAASSTCGGKKKRRKRKWKVVRHPGKKIIKRHRKGGKKSIFGKSSSSSGHSSGHRGKSGRSRSSGRKGSKKSRRRSG; from the coding sequence ATGAAGTTTAAAATAATTGCACTTAACTGTGCCGTCTTGGTAATATGCCTTTGCTACTTGCCGTTGAGCAATGGACAGGACTCATCCACGGCAGCTGCATCCACTGACACAACGACGGCGGCTGCATCCACTGACACTAccacagcagccgcatcaACCGATACCACCACAGCGGCCGCATCCACCGATACCACCACAGCCGCATCCTCAACATGCGGTggcaagaagaagaggaggaaGCGCAAGTGGAAGGTGGTGAGGCATCCCGGCAAGAAGATCATCAAGAGGCATCGCAAGGGCggcaaaaaatcaatttttggaAAGAGTAGTAGTAGCAGTGGACACAGTAGTGGACACAGAGGAAAGAGTGGACGCAGTAGAAGCAGTGGACGCAAAGGTTCAAAGAAATCGAGAAGAAGATCTGGATAA